In Candidatus Rokuibacteriota bacterium, a single window of DNA contains:
- a CDS encoding divalent-cation tolerance protein CutA — MTETGTLVVLVTTPSVEDGQTIARTLVTERLAACVSVVPGIRSFFVWEGRTQDEAEALLVVKTRRERYEALERRILELHPYSVPEILALSVEAGSATYLSWVGETVGTEGG; from the coding sequence ATGACCGAGACGGGCACGCTCGTCGTCCTCGTCACGACTCCATCCGTCGAGGACGGGCAGACCATCGCACGAACGCTGGTCACGGAGCGCCTGGCCGCCTGCGTCAGCGTGGTTCCCGGGATCCGCTCCTTCTTCGTCTGGGAGGGGCGCACCCAGGACGAGGCGGAGGCGCTGCTCGTCGTCAAGACCCGCCGCGAGCGCTACGAGGCGCTCGAGCGTCGCATCCTCGAGCTGCATCCGTACTCGGTACCGGAGATCCTGGCGCTCTCAGTCGAGGCAGGTTCCGCGACCTACCTGAGCTGGGTCGG